In Chloroflexota bacterium, one DNA window encodes the following:
- a CDS encoding peptide ABC transporter substrate-binding protein produces MKKVSLILMTLFVIALLAACAAPTAPPPQVVRETVVIAGTPQVVEKVITATPPPTQAPAATKPPALKTLVVCMAQEPESLYQNGTSMQVARFVAQAGVWEGGAVAFIDQVNYDYQPAGLAKLPNIKDGDAKVGKVKVKAGDMIQNAAGTVVKAEKDDELDQMVVTFKLKPGLKWSDGQPLKASDLVFGYNTYKDKDSGVTSRFLIDRTTSFVAKDDVTVEWTGIPGYVDGFYYTNIFNPLPEHVLKGVAPKDVKSSPYARKPVGFGPFRVTNWVSGDRIELEKNPNYWRASEGLPKVDRVIFRFIPDTNQLQAQLIAGQCDIGTQDALNTDVIPFFDQAEKNGLVKPYYIAGSTWEHIDFNVAGPKAPKPRPDFFSDARVRQAMAYGTNRKEMNDKILFGKSNLMDTTVPTTHWAYPKDAAAITKYAFDTKKAEELLDAAGWKKGADGVRAKDGQRFSVTISTTAGNKPREAVMQIFQANMKTIGIEVKLDFPPATVLFGRGKDSDYMSGNFDLMLFAWVAGPQPTLLVYTCGETPTKEMTWAGQNNTFWCNNDFDKAYTGYLSSMDRDSQAKNASAALSLISKELPILPLYQRINVHATNPRVLNFKPDPTAGEIYNIEEFDIKQ; encoded by the coding sequence ATGAAAAAGGTAAGCTTGATTCTGATGACGTTGTTCGTTATCGCCTTGTTAGCGGCATGCGCCGCGCCGACCGCGCCGCCGCCGCAAGTCGTGAGAGAAACCGTCGTCATCGCGGGTACGCCGCAAGTGGTTGAAAAAGTCATCACCGCGACCCCGCCGCCTACGCAAGCCCCCGCGGCGACCAAGCCGCCGGCGCTCAAGACGCTCGTCGTCTGCATGGCGCAGGAACCCGAATCGCTCTATCAGAACGGGACAAGCATGCAGGTCGCGCGCTTTGTCGCGCAAGCCGGTGTATGGGAAGGTGGCGCGGTCGCGTTCATTGATCAGGTGAACTATGACTATCAACCCGCCGGTCTTGCCAAGCTGCCAAATATCAAAGACGGCGACGCCAAAGTGGGTAAAGTCAAAGTCAAAGCCGGCGACATGATTCAAAACGCGGCAGGCACCGTGGTCAAAGCCGAAAAAGATGATGAACTGGATCAGATGGTCGTCACGTTCAAGTTGAAACCTGGTCTCAAGTGGTCGGATGGTCAACCGCTCAAGGCGTCGGATTTGGTCTTTGGGTACAACACCTACAAAGACAAGGACTCTGGCGTGACCAGCCGCTTTTTGATTGATCGCACGACTTCATTCGTTGCCAAAGACGATGTGACGGTCGAGTGGACGGGTATTCCCGGCTACGTGGATGGGTTCTACTACACCAACATCTTCAACCCGCTCCCCGAGCATGTGTTGAAGGGCGTCGCGCCTAAGGATGTCAAGTCCAGCCCGTACGCACGCAAGCCGGTCGGTTTCGGTCCGTTCCGCGTGACAAACTGGGTCTCCGGCGACCGCATCGAACTCGAAAAGAATCCGAACTATTGGCGCGCGAGTGAAGGTCTTCCGAAAGTGGACCGTGTGATCTTCCGCTTTATCCCGGACACGAACCAACTGCAAGCGCAATTGATCGCCGGTCAATGCGATATTGGGACACAGGACGCGTTGAACACCGACGTGATCCCGTTCTTCGATCAAGCGGAGAAGAACGGTCTGGTCAAACCGTACTATATCGCCGGTTCGACCTGGGAACATATTGACTTTAACGTCGCGGGTCCCAAAGCGCCCAAGCCGCGCCCCGATTTCTTTAGCGATGCGCGTGTGCGCCAAGCAATGGCATACGGCACGAATCGCAAAGAGATGAACGACAAGATTCTGTTCGGCAAAAGCAACTTGATGGATACCACGGTGCCGACGACGCACTGGGCGTATCCCAAGGATGCCGCTGCGATCACCAAGTACGCGTTCGACACCAAGAAAGCCGAAGAATTGCTCGACGCGGCGGGCTGGAAGAAAGGCGCCGATGGCGTGCGCGCGAAAGACGGTCAACGTTTCTCGGTGACGATCAGCACGACCGCCGGCAACAAACCGCGCGAAGCGGTTATGCAGATTTTCCAAGCGAACATGAAGACGATCGGCATCGAAGTCAAACTCGACTTTCCGCCGGCGACCGTGCTCTTTGGTCGCGGCAAGGACAGCGACTATATGAGCGGCAACTTTGACCTGATGCTGTTCGCCTGGGTCGCTGGACCACAACCGACGTTGTTGGTGTACACCTGCGGCGAAACGCCGACCAAGGAAATGACGTGGGCGGGTCAGAACAACACGTTCTGGTGCAACAACGATTTTGACAAAGCGTACACCGGGTATCTCTCTTCGATGGATCGCGACAGCCAAGCCAAGAATGCCAGCGCGGCGCTTTCCCTCATCTCGAAAGAGTTGCCGATCTTGCCGTTGTACCAACGCATCAACGTCCACGCGACCAATCCACGCGTGTTGAATTTCAAACCCGATCCGACGGCGGGTGAAATCTACAACATCGAAGAATTCGACATCAAACAATAG
- a CDS encoding dipeptide ABC transporter ATP-binding protein: MSTENNTLVRVNDLVVYYPVRAGVLQRVVANVRAVDHISFDLRKGETLGLVGESGCGKTTAGRAILRLVPATGGQVSFEQQDVFRMGGNQLKTARKDMQIIFQDPYGSLDPRMPIGEIIGEGLRVHSAFTSAERKKQVTQMMMRVGLRPEYARRYPHEFSGGQRQRIGIARALILHPKFVVCDEPVSALDVSIQSQVLNLLKDLQKELGLTYLFIAHNLAVVKYISDRIAVMYLGKIVELAETKLLFADALHPYTKALLSAIPEPNPTLKRERIVLTGDVPSPLKPPSGCRFHTRCPIAVRGQCDVKEPEWREVKPGHWAACHYA; encoded by the coding sequence ATGTCAACTGAAAACAATACGCTCGTCCGCGTGAACGATCTCGTCGTCTATTATCCCGTGCGCGCCGGAGTGCTCCAGCGCGTCGTCGCCAATGTGCGCGCGGTGGATCACATTTCGTTCGATTTACGCAAAGGCGAAACGCTGGGCTTGGTCGGCGAATCGGGCTGCGGTAAAACGACGGCTGGTCGCGCGATTCTCCGTTTGGTGCCGGCGACCGGCGGGCAAGTGTCCTTCGAACAGCAAGACGTGTTTCGGATGGGTGGCAATCAACTTAAAACCGCGCGCAAAGATATGCAGATCATTTTTCAAGACCCGTACGGTTCGCTCGATCCGCGCATGCCGATTGGCGAAATCATCGGCGAAGGGTTGCGCGTGCACAGCGCGTTCACATCGGCGGAACGCAAAAAGCAAGTGACGCAAATGATGATGCGCGTCGGGTTGCGCCCCGAGTACGCGCGCCGATACCCGCACGAATTTTCCGGCGGGCAGCGCCAGCGCATCGGCATTGCGCGTGCGTTGATTCTGCACCCCAAGTTCGTAGTGTGCGACGAGCCGGTCTCCGCGCTCGACGTTTCGATTCAATCGCAAGTGCTCAATTTGTTGAAGGACTTGCAGAAAGAACTGGGTCTGACGTACTTGTTCATCGCGCACAACCTCGCGGTCGTCAAGTACATCAGCGATCGCATCGCGGTGATGTACCTCGGCAAGATCGTGGAACTCGCGGAGACCAAGTTGTTGTTCGCCGACGCATTGCATCCATACACCAAGGCGCTGTTGTCTGCGATTCCCGAACCCAACCCGACGCTCAAGCGCGAACGCATCGTGCTGACCGGCGATGTGCCGTCGCCGCTCAAGCCGCCGTCTGGTTGTCGCTTTCACACGCGTTGTCCCATCGCGGTGCGCGGGCAGTGCGATGTCAAGGAACCGGAATGGCGCGAGGTGAAACCTGGGCATTGGGCGGCGTGCCATTACGCGTAA
- a CDS encoding ABC transporter permease, producing MTGYLVRRFVQMVLVVVVSSFLIYMLLNLAPGGPLWEYTQQGTSRETALTPEDYQRLTKMLGLDKPLHIRYLIWIAGDDWYDGGERKGIIRGDWGESWKVAQGVTVMELFSTRIGNTLMLSGTALLISLIFAIPIGIIAAVKQYSLLDYVLTAFSFIGVAMPVFWFGLMMILVFSLQFKAWGLPALPPGGNESLFGPDKGTFFDLAQHLIMPAIVLSLFQMASWSRYMRSSMLEVLRQDYVRTARAKGVVERLVITKHALRNALIPIITIVVLSLPTLFNGAVITETIFAWNGMGRMYINALTRGDYPVLMMFLLISAILVVIANLLADVLYTVVDPRIKYS from the coding sequence ATGACAGGTTATCTCGTTCGTCGTTTCGTTCAGATGGTACTCGTGGTCGTGGTTTCATCTTTCCTCATCTATATGTTGTTGAATCTCGCGCCCGGCGGTCCACTGTGGGAGTACACCCAGCAGGGCACGAGCCGTGAAACCGCGCTGACGCCCGAAGATTACCAACGCCTGACCAAAATGCTGGGTCTCGATAAACCGTTGCACATTCGGTACCTCATTTGGATTGCCGGCGATGATTGGTACGACGGCGGCGAACGCAAAGGCATCATTCGCGGCGACTGGGGCGAATCGTGGAAAGTGGCGCAAGGCGTCACGGTGATGGAATTGTTCTCGACGCGTATCGGCAACACGCTGATGCTTTCGGGTACCGCGCTGTTGATCTCGCTGATTTTCGCCATCCCAATTGGCATTATCGCCGCGGTCAAGCAGTACAGTTTGCTCGATTATGTGCTGACCGCGTTCTCTTTCATCGGCGTGGCGATGCCGGTCTTTTGGTTCGGCTTGATGATGATTCTTGTTTTCTCATTGCAGTTCAAAGCGTGGGGCTTGCCCGCGTTGCCGCCCGGCGGCAACGAATCATTGTTCGGTCCGGACAAGGGTACCTTCTTCGATCTCGCGCAACATCTCATCATGCCCGCGATTGTGTTGAGTCTGTTTCAGATGGCGTCGTGGAGCCGCTATATGCGGTCGAGCATGCTCGAAGTGTTGCGCCAGGATTACGTCCGCACCGCGCGCGCCAAAGGCGTCGTCGAGCGGCTCGTCATCACCAAGCACGCGCTCCGCAACGCGCTGATTCCCATCATCACGATTGTCGTGCTCTCGCTGCCGACGCTGTTCAACGGCGCGGTGATCACCGAAACGATTTTCGCGTGGAATGGCATGGGGCGCATGTACATCAACGCGCTCACGCGCGGCGATTATCCGGTCTTGATGATGTTTCTGCTCATCAGCGCGATTCTCGTCGTCATCGCGAACTTGCTCGCCGATGTGCTCTACACTGTCGTTGACCCGCGCATCAAGTACTCGTAA
- a CDS encoding ABC transporter ATP-binding protein, translated as MATNNPPLLQVNNLKTFFYTSDGTVPAVDGVSFEIREGETLAIVGESGCGKSVTALSIMRLIAPPGKIINGEILFNGEDLVKLPDSALYAIRGSQISMIFQEPMTSLNPVFSVGDQIAEALIIHQGMTHEIALRRTIELLRQVHISEPEKRLKAYPHEMSGGMRQRIMIAMALACTPSLLIADEATTALDVTIQAQILELMKELKQNLGLAIALITHDLGVVAEMAQRVIVMYVGKIVEEADVVTLFQSPKHPYTRALLSSIPTLQTSSDQRLNVIKGNVPNLYRALPPGCRFAPRCAFAFDKCREEDPPLIKTGSGQAARCWLYDSQFAAQRAKAFDA; from the coding sequence ATGGCAACGAACAATCCACCTCTTTTGCAAGTCAACAATCTCAAAACTTTTTTCTACACGTCCGATGGCACGGTGCCGGCGGTGGACGGTGTGAGTTTTGAAATTCGCGAGGGTGAAACGCTGGCGATTGTGGGCGAATCCGGTTGCGGCAAATCGGTGACCGCGCTTTCGATCATGCGGCTCATCGCGCCGCCGGGCAAGATCATCAACGGCGAAATTTTGTTTAATGGCGAAGACTTGGTCAAACTGCCGGATAGCGCGTTGTACGCGATTCGCGGTTCGCAAATTTCGATGATCTTTCAAGAGCCGATGACCTCGCTCAATCCTGTGTTCAGCGTCGGCGATCAAATCGCGGAAGCCCTCATCATTCACCAGGGCATGACGCACGAAATCGCGTTGCGGCGCACTATCGAATTGCTGCGGCAAGTGCATATTTCCGAACCGGAAAAACGCCTCAAGGCGTATCCGCACGAAATGTCTGGCGGGATGCGGCAACGGATCATGATCGCGATGGCGCTGGCGTGCACGCCCAGTTTGCTGATCGCGGATGAAGCGACGACCGCGCTCGACGTGACGATTCAGGCGCAGATTCTCGAATTGATGAAAGAGTTGAAGCAAAACCTGGGTCTGGCGATTGCGCTCATCACGCACGATCTCGGCGTTGTCGCGGAAATGGCGCAACGTGTGATCGTGATGTACGTCGGCAAAATCGTGGAAGAAGCGGACGTGGTGACGTTGTTCCAGTCGCCCAAGCATCCGTACACGCGCGCGCTCTTGTCGAGCATTCCCACTTTGCAAACGTCGTCCGATCAGCGCCTCAACGTCATCAAGGGCAATGTGCCGAATTTGTATCGCGCGTTGCCGCCGGGCTGTCGTTTCGCGCCGCGTTGCGCCTTCGCTTTCGACAAGTGCCGCGAAGAAGACCCGCCGCTTATCAAAACCGGGTCGGGGCAAGCCGCGCGCTGTTGGCTGTACGATTCCCAGTTCGCCGCGCAAAGAGCGAAAGCATTCGACGCGTAA
- a CDS encoding HAMP domain-containing protein, with the protein MCSPKTRVHMLSGLPQRIVRWRWHNIGLSAKMAAIVVVGIIALVGLFTYLGTAALNENIQRTQHERVILAQATARHVDYVLAGVQDVLTDAAAQSIWTDAASISVALRRASQRLDFYTTQVFLLDRRGDVVAALPPLTATVSFGHFASIADVLDGKSFAVSRYTRPLGVLGSTTIAATPIRDENNQVKGALVIPLNLTSPHLRLFTHPIGLGETGYLELIDLGGNILISTRPEHIGQTSDHGDALAALIRDQRPAVSTCHDCHATPTASQPRAEVLAFAPLERVQWGVTVRQSEDEVFGSIRQLQLRIFALMAIMLIGALILVYLTTRSVITPVQALTAATQRIADGDLDTPLNVEGHDEIGALASSFDTMRLRLKDSIAKIQTWNRELDTRVRERTTAVEQAKSEISRLYGELQRKEHVRGELLRRIFAAQEEERKRISRDLHDETCQVLTGLSYALDDAAETTTAPEIRPQLERMHELANTALEEIHRIIADLRPTMLDHLGLISALRWCAELRFNGLPIRFGMREAGHARRLSSPVESALFRVVQEAINNIARHSGASRAEFVFEFLPDCLEVTITDNGKGFDVNSVYSNTDSQRGLGLMGMRERMDAVGGQLIIHAAPDAGTVVRLSVPLDPSNVADTIEEGDHVQTDSSSAR; encoded by the coding sequence ATGTGCAGTCCAAAAACGCGTGTGCACATGCTGTCGGGGTTACCTCAGCGCATCGTCCGGTGGCGCTGGCACAACATTGGGTTGAGCGCCAAGATGGCGGCGATTGTCGTGGTTGGGATCATTGCGCTGGTTGGATTGTTCACGTACCTGGGCACGGCGGCGTTGAATGAAAACATCCAGCGCACTCAGCACGAGCGCGTGATCCTCGCACAGGCAACCGCCCGGCACGTTGACTATGTGCTTGCCGGCGTGCAAGATGTGCTGACGGATGCGGCGGCGCAATCTATCTGGACGGACGCCGCGAGTATCAGTGTGGCGCTCAGGCGGGCTTCCCAACGACTTGATTTCTACACGACCCAGGTTTTTCTCCTTGATCGCCGCGGGGATGTCGTCGCCGCGCTTCCTCCTCTGACGGCAACCGTTTCCTTCGGTCATTTTGCCTCGATCGCGGATGTGCTCGACGGCAAATCCTTCGCCGTGTCGCGCTATACGCGACCGCTCGGCGTCCTGGGTTCGACCACGATTGCCGCGACGCCCATCCGCGATGAAAACAATCAGGTCAAAGGTGCGCTGGTCATCCCGCTCAATCTAACCAGTCCGCATCTTCGTTTGTTCACCCACCCGATTGGATTAGGTGAGACGGGTTATCTCGAGCTGATTGATCTGGGTGGAAATATTCTCATCAGCACGCGTCCCGAACACATCGGTCAGACGAGCGATCACGGCGATGCGCTTGCGGCGTTGATTCGCGATCAGCGCCCGGCGGTCTCGACCTGCCATGATTGTCACGCTACGCCGACTGCGTCCCAGCCCCGTGCTGAAGTCCTCGCCTTTGCGCCGCTCGAACGCGTGCAGTGGGGTGTCACGGTTCGCCAAAGCGAGGACGAAGTGTTCGGCTCCATCCGCCAATTACAACTACGCATTTTTGCGCTGATGGCGATCATGCTGATCGGCGCATTGATTCTGGTGTACCTCACGACGCGCAGTGTGATTACGCCAGTCCAAGCATTGACCGCCGCCACCCAACGCATTGCCGACGGCGATCTCGACACGCCTCTAAACGTCGAAGGGCACGATGAAATCGGCGCGTTGGCGTCGTCCTTCGACACGATGCGTCTGCGACTGAAAGATTCCATCGCCAAGATCCAAACCTGGAACCGCGAATTGGATACGCGTGTGCGCGAGCGCACCACTGCCGTCGAGCAAGCCAAGAGCGAGATCTCGCGTTTGTACGGCGAGTTGCAACGCAAAGAACACGTGCGCGGCGAATTGTTGCGGCGAATCTTTGCGGCGCAGGAGGAAGAACGCAAACGCATCTCGCGCGATTTGCACGACGAAACCTGCCAGGTGCTTACCGGCTTGTCCTACGCGTTGGACGATGCGGCGGAAACCACGACCGCGCCGGAAATCCGACCGCAGTTGGAACGGATGCACGAACTCGCCAACACCGCGCTTGAAGAGATCCATCGCATCATCGCGGATTTACGTCCGACCATGCTCGACCATTTGGGTTTGATTTCAGCGCTACGCTGGTGCGCCGAATTGCGTTTCAATGGCTTGCCGATTCGTTTTGGGATGCGCGAAGCCGGGCACGCGCGCCGTTTGTCTTCCCCGGTCGAGAGCGCGCTCTTTCGCGTGGTGCAGGAAGCGATCAATAACATCGCGCGCCATTCCGGCGCATCGCGCGCCGAGTTCGTCTTTGAATTCCTGCCCGATTGTTTGGAAGTCACGATTACCGATAATGGCAAGGGCTTTGATGTGAACAGCGTGTACAGCAATACCGATAGCCAGCGCGGGTTGGGTTTGATGGGAATGCGCGAACGGATGGATGCAGTAGGCGGTCAACTGATTATTCACGCCGCGCCCGATGCTGGGACGGTGGTGCGCCTGAGTGTGCCGCTCGATCCATCCAATGTCGCCGATACCATCGAGGAGGGTGACCATGTCCAAACCGATTCGAGTTCTGCTCGTTGA
- a CDS encoding molybdopterin-dependent oxidoreductase, whose amino-acid sequence MRRLTRREFLTISASGLVVFASGGLVSCAPTTIPTPTPVAGPQTDGGKFTLDPKQALPLPLWITRNEDFYTVKYADLPSIGLDSWRLFVYGLVRDEMRLTLDEVKALPAITTMHTLECIGNPVGGNLIGNANWRGILLRDVLTRAGVDTRAQFVTIGGVDDYFTTVPLATALEEHALLAYAMNDQPLPLSHGFPLRALLPGVYGQKQPKWITSIEVTNEDKLGPWEQKGWSRRATIKLNSGIQEPRQGTTPARGDLLIAGYAQTNAIGIRAVDVSTDAGATWHATTITPAPSPYVWTPWGWRWRDVAAGRYTLMARATDRAGATQDDARAGILSDVFPDGTSAIHSFTLEVRER is encoded by the coding sequence ATGCGACGTTTAACGCGTCGTGAATTTTTAACAATCAGCGCCAGCGGCCTCGTCGTGTTCGCCAGCGGCGGACTTGTCTCCTGCGCGCCAACAACTATTCCAACGCCGACGCCGGTAGCGGGTCCGCAGACGGACGGGGGCAAATTCACGCTGGACCCGAAGCAAGCATTGCCCTTGCCGCTCTGGATTACGCGCAACGAAGATTTTTACACCGTGAAATATGCGGACCTTCCCAGTATTGGTCTTGATTCGTGGCGACTGTTTGTGTACGGTCTCGTGCGCGACGAGATGCGTCTCACGCTCGACGAGGTGAAAGCACTACCAGCAATCACGACGATGCACACGCTCGAATGCATTGGGAATCCGGTGGGCGGTAATCTCATCGGCAACGCGAACTGGCGCGGCATTTTGTTGCGCGATGTGCTGACGCGCGCGGGCGTAGACACGCGCGCGCAGTTCGTGACGATTGGCGGTGTGGACGATTATTTCACGACCGTGCCGCTGGCGACCGCGCTGGAGGAGCACGCGTTGCTCGCGTACGCGATGAACGACCAGCCGCTACCCTTGTCACACGGCTTTCCCTTGCGCGCGCTTTTGCCCGGCGTCTATGGACAGAAACAACCCAAATGGATTACCAGCATCGAAGTGACGAACGAAGACAAACTCGGTCCCTGGGAACAAAAGGGGTGGTCGCGGCGCGCGACGATCAAACTCAATTCGGGAATCCAGGAACCGCGCCAAGGCACGACGCCCGCGCGCGGCGACCTGTTGATCGCGGGGTACGCGCAGACGAACGCGATCGGCATTCGTGCGGTGGACGTCAGTACCGATGCCGGCGCAACCTGGCACGCGACGACGATCACGCCCGCGCCGTCGCCGTACGTGTGGACGCCGTGGGGCTGGCGTTGGCGCGATGTCGCGGCAGGACGCTACACCTTGATGGCGCGCGCGACGGATCGCGCCGGCGCAACCCAGGATGATGCGAGGGCGGGCATTCTGAGCGACGTTTTTCCGGACGGCACGTCGGCGATTCATTCATTCACGCTAGAAGTACGTGAGCGATAA
- a CDS encoding ABC transporter permease: MSVAELELPLDLENVQEETQAAMVWRRFRRHRLALMGMVIIVALLSLSAFASIIAPYDPLTQDLVNRNQGPTAGHIFGTDELGRDLLSRLLFAGQISLSIGFSVAIGATLIGMTIGAISGYFGGWVDTILMRLVDLILTMPQLPILLILASFFKGGGVPMLIGILVALSWTSSARVVRGVVLSLRGQEFAEAARALGVSHFEIIVRHMLPNALAPIIVAMTLAVGAAIITESALSFLGFGVQLPTATWGNLLQNAQSDMFLAPWKAVLPGFFIFITSLSFNFMGDGLRDALDPRMKV; this comes from the coding sequence ATGTCAGTTGCCGAACTAGAATTGCCGCTCGACCTGGAAAATGTCCAGGAGGAAACGCAAGCCGCGATGGTCTGGCGGCGGTTTCGCCGACATCGCCTTGCTTTGATGGGCATGGTGATCATTGTTGCCCTGTTGTCGTTGTCGGCATTCGCCAGTATCATCGCACCGTACGATCCGCTCACCCAGGACCTGGTCAATCGTAATCAAGGTCCAACTGCGGGACATATTTTTGGCACCGACGAACTGGGTCGCGACTTGCTCTCGCGCTTGTTATTTGCTGGGCAGATTTCGCTCTCGATCGGTTTCAGCGTCGCGATAGGCGCGACGCTGATCGGCATGACCATCGGCGCGATTTCCGGTTATTTCGGCGGCTGGGTAGATACGATCTTGATGCGCCTGGTTGATCTGATTTTGACCATGCCGCAATTGCCGATTCTGCTCATCCTCGCGTCGTTCTTCAAAGGCGGCGGCGTGCCGATGTTGATCGGCATTCTGGTCGCGCTGAGTTGGACGAGTTCGGCGCGCGTCGTGCGCGGCGTCGTGCTGTCCTTGCGCGGTCAGGAATTTGCCGAAGCCGCGCGCGCGCTCGGCGTATCGCACTTTGAAATCATCGTGCGGCACATGTTGCCGAACGCGCTCGCGCCGATCATCGTCGCGATGACGTTGGCGGTCGGCGCGGCAATCATCACCGAATCGGCGTTAAGTTTTCTCGGCTTTGGCGTGCAACTGCCGACCGCGACCTGGGGCAATCTGTTGCAAAACGCGCAGAGCGACATGTTCCTCGCGCCGTGGAAAGCGGTGCTCCCCGGCTTTTTCATTTTTATCACCTCGTTGTCGTTCAACTTTATGGGCGATGGTCTCCGCGACGCGCTCGATCCTCGGATGAAGGTCTAG